In Methanomassiliicoccales archaeon, the sequence AGAATAGGTGTAAGATCAATATATTTCGCGAGGCCGCTGTCTTTAATAACGACCCCGCTTGTATCATAAAGTCCGAAAAGGAGCAACTGTCGCATTGGTGACTGCGAATTAAGTTGTCCAGCTTGCAACTTACTTTGCAAATCTTCTGGCAATCGATCACCTCACTGGTTTCTCCTTTCTTCCGCGGACAAGTTCTCTCAGGGAAACGTTGTTGACTTTGATAACCTTATATCGGACACCTGGGATATCTCCATAGGATCGGCCTAGACGTCCTCCGATTCCCTCGACGAGAACTTCATCATGCTCATCAATGAAGTTAATGGCTCCATCACCGACCGCAAAGGCGGTTATCTGGCGGCCATTCTTAATCAATTGGACTTTAACGCATTTCCTGATAGCAGAGTTCGGCTGCTTAGCTTCGATACCAACCTTCTCGAGAACAATTCCTCTTGCTTGTGGTGCGCCTTCGAGTGGATCTGACTTTTCTTTGAGGCGAAGCATCCTTCTCTTATAAGTGCTATCGCTCCACCGAAACTTCTTTCGATCCTCTTTCAGCTTTCTAGCAGTGTATAGGCCTCTTGCCAACCTTTCACCTCTCTTTCAGAAGCGGCGACCCTATTACGGTCGTCGTATTTAAGCGTTAGGTGACTCACAGAATCTTCAGCCGTTGACAAACTTCACATCAGATATTAAAGCTTATTGTTCTATCCTGTCGTGTGATTCCCAGGGCATGTGCTAGGCGGTTGCAAAAAAGAGTGACGGAACTCAGTACAGAATACCTCAGGCGAATCGATTATCAGCATTATTGAATTTTTTTCACATAGTTACGATCCAATTGTTCGCAATCGAGCTTAATGAATGCCAGCTAATAAACCCGAGTTCGTTAAGATAAAAAGAGGTTTGATCATTGAAAATCAATTAATAGGTAAAATGGTATAGTACCGTTCAGGGATGGGATGGCTGAGACTTCGGATGGCCACTATGAGTATGAAATCGAACGTGTTCAATCTCAAATCGAATTTACACTCGGTGTGATCATTCCATCGATTTTTGCCTTAATGCTCTATTCATTTGTTCTTTTCCCGGTTTTTTTCCAGTGGCTTTTTGCTGCCTCGCTCATTATTTCACTG encodes:
- a CDS encoding 30S ribosomal protein S12, which encodes MARGLYTARKLKEDRKKFRWSDSTYKRRMLRLKEKSDPLEGAPQARGIVLEKVGIEAKQPNSAIRKCVKVQLIKNGRQITAFAVGDGAINFIDEHDEVLVEGIGGRLGRSYGDIPGVRYKVIKVNNVSLRELVRGRKEKPVR